The DNA sequence AAGTGCGCCTGCGGGAACACCTTCGAGACGATGTCGGTCTCGGAGGAGATCAAGGTGGCCATCTGCTCGAACTGCCATCCGTTCTTCACCGGGAAGCAGAAGCTGATCGACACCGCGGGGCGGATCGAGAAGTTCGAGAAGAAGTACGGCAAGGGGGCGAAGGCTTAAAGCCCGGGGGGCGCCTTCCGGCCGTGAACGTCTCGCTGCTCACGTGCACCCCCGACCCGGAGCGCGTCGTCGCGCTCGCGGCGCGGTTGTGCTACTCCCCCGCGTCGATCGGTGAACTCCGGGAGGAGATCTCCCGGAAGGACGCGACGAACCTGGTCCGCCGGGTCCTCGCGATGGGGCACGCCTCCGTCCTCGAGCACGTGACCCTCACCTACGGGGTGGAGGGGATCTCCCGCGCCGCGTCGCACCAGCTGGTCCGCCACCGGATCGCCTCGTATTCCCAGCAGAGCCAGCGGTACGTCGCGGCGAAGTTCGGGTACGTCGTTCCCCCGACCGTCGCGGCCTCCCCCGATCTTCTGGCAGGGTACGAGCGCCACATGGCGGCCTGTTCCCGGCTCTATGAGAAAATGATGAAGGCCGGCATCCCGCCGGAGGACGCGCGCTTCGCCCTTCCCAACGCGACGGAGACGAAGATCCTGATCACGATGAACGTCCGGGAATTGCACCATTTCTTCGCCCTGCGCACGTGCCGGAGGGCGCAGTGGGAGATCCGCGAGATGGCGAAGCGGATGCTTTCCGCCGCGAGGGAACGGGCG is a window from the bacterium genome containing:
- the thyX gene encoding FAD-dependent thymidylate synthase — encoded protein: MNVSLLTCTPDPERVVALAARLCYSPASIGELREEISRKDATNLVRRVLAMGHASVLEHVTLTYGVEGISRAASHQLVRHRIASYSQQSQRYVAAKFGYVVPPTVAASPDLLAGYERHMAACSRLYEKMMKAGIPPEDARFALPNATETKILITMNVRELHHFFALRTCRRAQWEIREMAKRMLSAARERAPLLFETAGPGCVRGRCPEGKMSCGKPAEVRREIAALGKGAGA
- the rpmE gene encoding 50S ribosomal protein L31, giving the protein MRENIHPKYVAATVKCACGNTFETMSVSEEIKVAICSNCHPFFTGKQKLIDTAGRIEKFEKKYGKGAKA